A single region of the Lactobacillus isalae genome encodes:
- the parE gene encoding DNA topoisomerase IV subunit B, with product MAKTNKTTSSYDDSSIQILHGLEAVRKRPGMYIGSTDRHGLNQLVYEIVDNSVDEAMAGYGKEINVTIHKDNSITVQDFGRGMPTGMHASGIPTIEVILTVLHAGGKFTEKNYQTSGGLHGVGSSVVNALSSYLKVRVVRDGQAYEEEFENGGHPIGTLKHLGKTKDKNGTTITFKPDATIFSTTTYKYETIQERIRESAFLLKGVKFTLTDEREPEHHDEFLYEDGIKSFVSYLNEDKDTMGDVFYFSGKQNGIEVEFSGQYNDGYSENFVSFVNNVRTADGGSHEAGARSGFTKAFNDYAKKQGLLKNKDKGLEGSDYREGLSAVLSVKIPEELLEFEGQTKGKLGTPQARSVVDSIVYEQLSYYLMENGEFAQSLVQKAQKARDAREAAKKARDESRSGKKRRKKEILSGKLTPAQSRNPKKNELFLVEGDSAGGSAKQGRDRKFQAILPLRGKVLNTQKAKLQDIFKNEEINTMIHTIGAGVGSDFQIKDANYDKIIIMTDADTDGAHIQILLLTFFYRYMRPMVEAGRVYIALPPLYKLQKGNGAKAKIKYAWTDEELSEDSKDMGKGFALQRFKGLGEMNADQLWETTMNPETRTLIRVKIDDAQLAEKRVTTLMGDKVAPRRKWIDENVKFRMGEDGSILETSRD from the coding sequence TTGGCTAAAACAAATAAAACTACCAGTTCATATGATGATTCTTCGATTCAGATTCTTCATGGACTAGAGGCAGTAAGAAAACGTCCAGGGATGTATATTGGCTCAACTGATCGACATGGTTTGAATCAACTAGTTTATGAAATTGTTGATAATTCAGTTGATGAAGCAATGGCTGGTTATGGTAAAGAAATCAATGTAACTATCCATAAGGACAATTCAATCACAGTACAGGACTTTGGACGAGGGATGCCAACTGGGATGCATGCATCTGGAATTCCAACAATTGAAGTTATTCTGACAGTCTTGCACGCAGGTGGTAAGTTTACTGAGAAGAACTATCAAACTTCTGGTGGTTTACATGGAGTTGGATCGTCTGTCGTAAACGCCTTATCTTCTTATTTAAAGGTAAGAGTTGTTAGAGATGGACAGGCTTATGAAGAAGAATTTGAAAATGGTGGTCATCCAATTGGTACTCTTAAACATTTGGGCAAGACCAAAGATAAAAATGGAACTACGATTACTTTTAAACCTGATGCCACTATCTTTTCAACCACGACTTATAAGTATGAAACAATTCAAGAACGAATTCGTGAATCAGCATTTCTCCTAAAGGGTGTTAAGTTTACTTTAACTGATGAGCGTGAACCTGAACATCATGATGAATTTCTCTATGAAGATGGAATCAAATCATTTGTATCTTATTTGAATGAAGATAAGGATACGATGGGAGATGTATTTTACTTTTCAGGTAAGCAAAATGGTATTGAGGTAGAATTTTCTGGTCAATATAATGATGGTTATTCGGAAAATTTTGTTTCCTTTGTAAATAATGTCCGTACTGCTGATGGTGGTAGTCATGAAGCTGGAGCAAGAAGCGGATTTACTAAAGCTTTTAACGATTATGCTAAAAAGCAAGGACTATTAAAGAACAAAGATAAAGGCCTCGAGGGTAGTGACTATCGTGAAGGTTTAAGCGCAGTTTTATCTGTTAAAATCCCAGAAGAGTTATTAGAGTTTGAAGGCCAAACTAAAGGAAAATTAGGTACTCCGCAAGCTAGAAGCGTTGTTGACAGTATTGTTTATGAGCAACTTTCTTACTATTTGATGGAAAATGGAGAATTTGCTCAAAGTTTAGTTCAAAAAGCACAAAAAGCTAGGGATGCACGTGAAGCCGCTAAAAAAGCAAGAGATGAAAGCCGAAGCGGTAAAAAGAGACGAAAGAAAGAAATTCTTTCAGGGAAATTGACTCCTGCTCAATCGCGTAATCCTAAGAAAAATGAATTATTCTTAGTCGAAGGGGACTCAGCCGGAGGATCTGCAAAACAAGGTCGAGATCGAAAATTCCAAGCAATCTTGCCATTACGTGGTAAAGTTTTAAATACGCAAAAAGCTAAATTGCAAGATATTTTCAAAAATGAAGAAATAAATACTATGATTCATACAATCGGTGCTGGTGTTGGTTCTGATTTTCAAATTAAAGATGCAAATTATGACAAAATCATTATCATGACAGACGCAGATACCGATGGTGCTCACATTCAAATTTTGTTATTAACTTTCTTTTACAGGTATATGCGTCCAATGGTTGAAGCAGGTCGAGTTTATATTGCTCTTCCACCACTTTACAAGCTCCAAAAGGGAAATGGTGCAAAGGCTAAAATTAAATATGCTTGGACTGATGAGGAACTAAGTGAAGATTCTAAGGACATGGGTAAAGGATTTGCTTTGCAACGCTTCAAAGGTTTAGGTGAAATGAACGCTGATCAATTGTGGGAAACTACTATGAATCCTGAAACACGTACTCTAATTAGAGTTAAGATTGACGACGCACAACTTGCTGAAAAGCGTGTAACTACCCTGATGGGTGACAAGGTTGCTCCAAGAAGAAAATGGATTGACGAAAATGTTAAATTCCGCATGGGTGAAGATGGATCAATCCTAGAAACAAGTAGAGATTAA
- the plsY gene encoding glycerol-3-phosphate 1-O-acyltransferase PlsY — MSTLNYLLVFILAYLIGSFPTGVLVGKIFFHEDIRNFGSGNIGTTNSFRVMGPVAGSAVLIIDVLKGTLATDLPLLFHLKGPKYLLLIAGACAILGHTFSIFLKFKGGKAVATSAGVFLGYNLKFFGLCAVIFLPMLFITSYVSLSSLVSIVIIFICSFWFHDIFLTIITGIMMILLFVRHRSNIKRLVNHQENIVPFGLWYWYKKSHGLLDKKSKINK, encoded by the coding sequence ATGTCTACGTTGAATTATTTACTAGTTTTTATTTTAGCATACTTAATCGGGTCCTTTCCTACAGGTGTGTTAGTCGGAAAAATATTTTTTCATGAAGATATAAGAAATTTTGGATCAGGAAATATTGGAACAACTAATTCGTTCAGAGTGATGGGTCCAGTAGCTGGAAGCGCAGTTTTAATCATTGATGTGTTAAAAGGAACACTTGCTACAGACTTACCATTACTTTTTCATTTAAAAGGACCAAAGTATTTATTATTAATTGCAGGTGCCTGTGCTATCTTAGGTCATACATTCTCAATCTTCCTGAAATTCAAGGGAGGAAAAGCGGTAGCAACTAGTGCAGGTGTCTTCCTAGGCTATAACCTAAAATTCTTTGGACTATGTGCGGTAATATTTTTACCAATGCTCTTTATTACTTCTTATGTAAGTTTATCAAGCCTAGTTTCTATCGTAATAATCTTTATTTGTTCCTTTTGGTTTCATGATATATTTCTTACAATCATTACTGGAATTATGATGATCTTACTGTTTGTGAGACATCGTTCTAATATCAAACGGTTAGTTAATCACCAAGAAAATATCGTTCCTTTTGGACTGTGGTATTGGTATAAAAAGTCCCATGGATTGCTCGATAAGAAATCTAAAATAAATAAATAG
- a CDS encoding sugar O-acetyltransferase yields the protein MEENTKKMLAGLPYRPDTKELKEISTKAHRLSRDYNQTADEDKAVRKAIIDELFPDHEEGVYLQGPVEVDYGKFTKLGKNFYANFNLTILDTCPVTIGDNVMCGPNTSLVTPLHPLLPEQRNARLQKDGKIADIEYGAPITIGDNCWLATNVTVCPGVTIGKNCVIGAGSVVTKDIPDNSLVLGVPGRVVRKITEKDHLDNYPY from the coding sequence ATGGAAGAAAATACTAAAAAGATGCTTGCCGGTTTACCATATCGACCAGATACTAAAGAATTAAAAGAAATTTCAACTAAAGCGCATCGCTTAAGTAGAGATTATAATCAGACTGCTGATGAAGATAAAGCAGTTAGAAAAGCAATTATTGATGAACTCTTCCCAGATCATGAAGAGGGAGTGTATTTACAAGGTCCAGTTGAAGTTGACTATGGCAAATTTACTAAGCTGGGTAAAAACTTCTATGCTAACTTCAACCTAACCATTCTCGATACCTGTCCTGTAACGATAGGCGATAATGTAATGTGCGGACCAAACACTTCATTAGTAACTCCGCTTCATCCTTTATTGCCTGAGCAGCGTAATGCACGCCTTCAAAAAGATGGCAAGATTGCTGACATCGAATATGGGGCTCCAATTACAATTGGAGATAACTGCTGGTTAGCAACTAATGTAACTGTCTGTCCGGGAGTAACTATTGGCAAAAATTGTGTTATTGGAGCTGGTAGTGTCGTTACCAAAGATATTCCAGATAATTCACTTGTCTTAGGTGTTCCAGGTCGTGTAGTAAGAAAAATTACCGAAAAAGATCACCTAGATAACTATCCTTACTAA
- a CDS encoding aldo/keto reductase translates to MTKVPTITLNDGNKMPLLGLGVFQIPDHEKARQTVEMALANGYRMIDTAEVYENQIAVGQAIAESAVNRDDIFLTTKIWVSNMSFEKATKAIDHDLKELGTDYLDLVLLHQPYGDTFGAWNALAAAKRAGKVRSIGLSNFYPDQYMNLELAHEDKPAINQIEINPWFQQTNDVKFFQGRDVAVEAWAQFAEGKHDIFNNKVLKGIAEAHHKTVAQVILRWLTQQDIIVIPKSVHEKRQKENIDIFDFNLTQDEMDKIKELDKGESQFFDHRDPAVIDNIFGESLKQLRDSE, encoded by the coding sequence ATGACAAAAGTTCCAACAATTACATTAAATGATGGCAATAAGATGCCTTTACTTGGTTTGGGGGTCTTTCAAATACCAGATCACGAAAAAGCAAGACAAACAGTTGAAATGGCCCTTGCAAATGGCTATAGAATGATTGATACAGCAGAAGTATATGAGAACCAAATTGCCGTTGGTCAAGCAATAGCAGAAAGCGCAGTTAATAGAGATGATATTTTCTTAACTACAAAAATTTGGGTTTCTAATATGTCATTTGAAAAAGCAACTAAAGCAATTGATCATGATTTAAAGGAACTAGGGACTGATTATTTAGACTTAGTATTACTTCATCAACCATATGGTGACACATTTGGTGCTTGGAATGCTTTAGCTGCTGCTAAGCGTGCTGGTAAGGTTCGCTCAATTGGTTTATCAAACTTTTATCCTGATCAATATATGAATTTAGAGCTTGCACATGAAGATAAACCAGCCATTAATCAAATTGAAATTAATCCATGGTTCCAACAAACTAACGATGTTAAATTCTTCCAAGGAAGAGACGTCGCTGTAGAGGCTTGGGCTCAATTTGCAGAGGGTAAGCATGATATTTTCAATAATAAGGTATTAAAAGGTATTGCGGAAGCTCATCACAAGACGGTCGCTCAAGTCATCTTACGCTGGCTTACTCAACAAGATATCATTGTTATTCCAAAATCAGTTCATGAGAAACGTCAAAAAGAGAATATCGATATTTTTGACTTTAATTTAACACAAGATGAAATGGACAAGATTAAAGAATTAGATAAGGGCGAAAGCCAATTCTTTGATCACCGCGATCCAGCTGTAATTGATAATATTTTTGGCGAGAGTCTAAAACAACTTCGTGATTCAGAATAA
- a CDS encoding aldo/keto reductase, whose translation MAAIALAWLKTRVTAPIVGATKAHHLDALEEAININLNKEENHTLQAPYKAHDLEGVMADNRDREHNRDREHNWTQYLINDARK comes from the coding sequence ATGGCTGCAATTGCTCTTGCCTGGCTTAAAACAAGAGTAACTGCCCCAATTGTCGGAGCAACAAAAGCTCATCACTTAGATGCCTTAGAAGAAGCTATCAATATTAACTTAAATAAAGAAGAAAATCATACTCTCCAGGCACCATATAAGGCTCATGACCTAGAAGGTGTAATGGCTGATAATCGGGATCGTGAACATAATCGGGATCGTGAACATAATTGGACTCAGTATTTAATTAACGATGCCAGAAAATAG
- a CDS encoding helix-turn-helix domain-containing protein: MANYLNISLPYLQHRFKKETGQSLIQFINQQKIAHAKHELLFTNKSINEIAQNLGCSNQSSFSSLFKKIEKISPMQYRKQYK, encoded by the coding sequence ATTGCTAATTATTTAAATATTAGCCTTCCATATTTACAGCATCGTTTTAAAAAAGAAACCGGCCAATCACTTATTCAATTTATTAATCAACAAAAAATAGCCCATGCAAAACATGAGCTATTATTTACCAATAAATCTATTAATGAAATTGCACAAAACCTAGGTTGTAGCAATCAAAGTAGTTTTTCTAGTCTTTTCAAAAAAATAGAAAAGATCTCTCCGATGCAATATAGAAAGCAGTATAAATGA
- a CDS encoding Bax inhibitor-1/YccA family protein → MYNFDQEPERRHLVDESGLNTFLSKLYGLMALAVLISALSSYLTMTVFARQMLNLMNRHPWAMWFLLLLPIALTLIINFNATRSPGMSFVLLMLTAIIYGVTFAFIAGAYTGEDIASAFVASATVFIVMAILGTVTKRNLSRIGSYASAALIGLIVAMLINFFLKNPAIDYIFSFIAVIIFTILTAWDAQRMKNIYLQFGGEISTNGLAVLGALQLYLDFVNLFLQFLDIFGSNDNN, encoded by the coding sequence ATGTATAACTTTGATCAAGAACCAGAACGTCGGCACTTAGTCGATGAATCCGGACTAAATACATTTTTAAGCAAACTCTACGGTTTAATGGCTTTAGCAGTTTTAATCTCTGCTTTAAGTTCGTACCTAACAATGACTGTTTTTGCTAGACAGATGCTTAATTTAATGAATCGTCATCCTTGGGCAATGTGGTTTTTACTACTTTTACCAATAGCATTGACTTTAATTATTAATTTCAATGCTACTAGAAGTCCAGGGATGAGTTTTGTTTTACTAATGCTGACGGCAATTATCTATGGAGTAACTTTCGCCTTCATTGCGGGAGCTTATACTGGTGAAGATATTGCTTCAGCCTTTGTAGCTTCAGCTACCGTATTTATTGTGATGGCTATTTTAGGAACAGTGACAAAGCGAAACTTAAGTAGAATTGGATCCTATGCGTCAGCAGCACTAATTGGGCTAATAGTAGCGATGCTAATTAATTTCTTTTTGAAAAATCCGGCAATTGATTATATTTTCTCATTTATTGCAGTTATTATTTTTACTATTTTAACTGCTTGGGATGCACAAAGAATGAAGAATATTTACTTGCAATTTGGCGGAGAAATTTCAACAAACGGTCTAGCAGTCTTAGGAGCACTTCAATTATATTTGGATTTTGTTAACTTATTCCTGCAATTCTTAGATATTTTTGGTTCTAATGATAATAATTAG